A stretch of DNA from Senegalia massiliensis:
CTTTAGTAGGAATAGATGAAGAAGCTGCTACGGGCACTGCAAATGGAGCATTATTTTATTATTTAAGAAAAAACAAATTAACAGATAAAACAGAAATAATAGTTAATCAAGGAGAATCTTTAAATAGACCTTCAAAAATAATATGTAAATTAGGAAATAGTACAGATGTTATAGAAGTAGGAGGAGTTGCATCTATAGTATTAGAAGGTATAATTCATCCTTAAAAAGCTGCAAATCTTAGATTTGCAGCTTTTTATTCTTGAGTTATGATTATTGTACCGTTAGCAAGTTTATATATATTTCCAGAAAGTGTACGACCTAATTCAGATGAAATTTTTTCCTGTGTATCTTTATCTTTTGCAAGAAAGGTTGGTACACCTGAATGAATTATTAATTTTTCATCAATTGTTACTATAGCTAATATACTTCTAGTACTGCTTTCTTTCATATTAATCATCTCTTTTCTTTTTATCATTAGTTTTTTTTGTCATTTCAAGGATAGGAATATCATATATGATTTCTTTTAATCTAGTTATATCTTTTATCATAGGAACTATGACTAATGCTAGATTTCCATTATCAAAATTTCTTCTAGTTTCAATATATCTTTCTACACCTAATAATCTTGAGCATTCATGAACAATTGCTTTTCTCTGTCCACTATGATTAAGCATTACTTTTTCATTTTCACCTATGGGTTTCATAATTATACCTATTCCATTTTTCAATATTCTTGTTTGAGTAGCTGATAAACCTACATTCATCACATACATATTACCTACATATAAATTGCTACCATCTTTAAATTCCAAGGGAGCTTCAGTTATAGTTAATATGTCTCTTAAAGTATGCCCTTTAGTATAGTTTTTCAAGAAAAACAAAACTATAAATCCAATAAGTAAAGAAATTGGTATTATTAAAAAATTATTTTTTATAAAACTTCTTACAATAAAAGCTGAAATAGTAGTTACAAAAGAAGATATCATAACAATATAGTTTCTTGCTTCAAATGTTTTTGCTATTCCATCAATATATGATTTACCTCTTGGAGCATAATTTTCTGTTTCTAAAGATTCAAGAGTTTCTTTTTCCATCTTCCTAATATCTCTAAATTGTTGTATTGCTACAGTAAGAAATGTAACTGCTACATAATTTTTTGCAAGTAAAGCAGGATAAGCTACAGCTCCAATACTTGCAGCTATAAAACCAGTAGTTAAGTTTATTAGGTATCCATTTGGAAGTGTAGGATATTGTCTTATATCTCCCCTAAGCATCCACCATCTGCTAATGAATCCAACTATTACACCTAAAACAATATGTAATAATACAAAAGATTGTAGTATTTGTTTTTCCATATTATCTCCTTATACTCTTATTATTAGTTATATATAGTTTTTACTTTTAAAATACAAATATACTTTAAATAATGAAAAACAATTTGTTAAATATATATCTATGTTTAAAATTATGATATAATAGATATATATTTAACAAAGGGGGGCATGTTAATGATTATAAATGAAGAAAAAATATTTGATATATTAAAGGATGCAAAATATATATCAGAAGTTAAAATAGATAAAATTTTAGAAAAAGCTAAACTAGGGAAAGGACTTAGTTTAGAAGAAACAGCTATACTATTAAATGTAGAAGATGAGAAAAATATAAGTAAAATATTTAATATAGCAAAAAGTGTGAAAGAAGATATATATGGTAAACGAATAGTATTATTTGCACCATTATATCTAACTAATAAATGTATAAATAATTGTCTTTATTGTGGATTTAGAATGGATAATAGAAAATTACCTAGAAAAACACTAGAGATAGATGAAATTATAGAAGAAGCTAAAGCGTTAGAAAAAAGTGGACAAAAAAGGCTTCTATTAGTAGCAGGCGAAGATAATGTTTCAGCACCTCTTGATTATATAATTGAATCAATAAAATCTATTTATGAAAACAGTGATATGAGAAGGTTAAATATAAATTCTGCACCTATGGATAAAGAAGATTTTATAAAGTTAAAAAAATCAGAAATAGGAACGTATCAGTGTTTTCAAGAAACATATCATAAAGAAACATATAAAAAGATGCATCCAACAGGACCAAAATCAGATTATGATTATAGGCTGACAGTGATGGATAGGGCAATGGAAGCTGGAATAGATGATTTAGGTATGGGAGTATTGTATGGATTGTATGATTACAAATTTGACACTATAGCATTACTTATGCATGCAGAATATTTAGAGAAAAAATATAATTGTGGTCCACATACTATATCAGTACCAAGGCTTAGACCTGCTCCAGGAGCTAAAATGGAAAAAATAGAATATCCTATAACTGACAACGAATTTAAAAAATTAGTTGCAATAATTAGACTTGCTGTTCCTTATACGGGAATAATATTATCAACTAGAGAATCAGTAAAATTAAGAGATGAATTATTAGATTTAGGAGTTTCTCAATTAAGTGCTAACTCAAGTACTAGTCCTGGTGGATATAAGGAAAAGAAAAAACATAATTCAGATCAATTTTATACAAACGATGAAAGATCATTAGATCAAGTAGTAAAGTCTATTAGTGATACAGGATATATTCCTAGTTTTTGTACTGCATGTTATAGAGTAGGAAGAACTGGAGAAGAGTTTATGAAGCTAGTTAAAGCAGGTAAAATGAAAAGTATATGTAGATCTAATGCACTTTTAACTTTAAAGGAACATATTTTAGACTATGCATCAATAGAAACAACAAAAAGTGCTGAGAATATAATAGATAATTTATCAAAATCAATAGAAAATCAAAATATACAAGATGAATTAGATGACAGACTTAAAAGAATGGAAAATGGTGAAAGAGACTTATATTTCTAGGAGTGAATTATGAGCATATTAAATAAATTTATAAAAGATAAATTTAAAAACCCATATATAATAGTAGCTAGTTCTAACTCTAATATGTTATATGCAAAAAACATATTAGAAAAAAATAGTATATACAATGAACTTATACCAACACCTAAAGGATTTGGAGAAATATGTACCACTGCAATAAAATTTGATAAGGTACATCAAGATAAAATAATAAAACTATTAAACCAAAATAATGTAGATTATAAGGGAATATATTCATTAAAAAACAGATATAAATATGATTTGTCTAGTATATATGGTATGAATATATCAGATAACATGAGGAGTATATTACAAAAAATATCTAATAATATTGATTTAAATAAAGAAGATATACTGTATGTATTAGAAAGTAAGGATAAAATAGTATTTGATGCTCTTATAAAAACTGCTGATGTCATAAGAAAAGAATGTGTAGGAGATAGAATTGAAATTAGAGCTGCAATAGAATTTTCAAATTATTGTATTAAAAATTGTAATTATTGTGGTTTAAGAAGACATAAAAATCAATTTAGATATAGAATGAAAGAAGATGAAATCTTAAAAGAAGTAGACAAATTATATAAGTTAGGTATAAAAACAGTTATACTTCAATCAGGAGAAGATCCTTATTATACTACAGAAAAAATTATTTCTATTATAAGAAAAATAAAACAAAAATATAAGATGGGAATTACTTTAAGTATTGGTGAAAGAACAGAAGAAGAATATAAAATATTTAAAAATTCTGGAGTAAATAATTATTTGCTCAAAATAGAAACTTCAAGTGAAGATTTATTTGAATATATCCACTATGATAGTAAATTTAAAACAAGAGTAAAACATACAGAGTGGATAAAAAATGCTGGCTTGAGATTAGGATCAGGGGGAATGATAGGATTACCTAAGCAAACATTAGATCAAATAGCTGATGTAATATTATTTCAAAAAGATTATGGTGTGCATATGATAGGTTTTGGTCCATTTATTCCTACAAAAGGTACTCCATTTGAAAGTGAAAAAACTTCTGACTTAGATTTAAATTTAAAAGTTATAGCACTTACGAGAATAGTATGTCAAAATGTATTTATACCAGCTACTACAGCTATATCTACACTTAATAGAGAAGGACAAACTAAATCTCTTTTAGCTGGAGCAAACACAATAATGTTAATAAGTACTCCAGAAAAGTTAAGAGAAAAATATGGTATATATTCTGAGAAAAATATGGTTGATTTAGATTTTACCATTGAATCAATTAAATATTCAAATAGAAAATTGCCTAAATATCTAAATTATG
This window harbors:
- a CDS encoding capping complex subunit for YIEGIA, with product MINMKESSTRSILAIVTIDEKLIIHSGVPTFLAKDKDTQEKISSELGRTLSGNIYKLANGTIIITQE
- a CDS encoding YIEGIA domain-containing protein, with translation MEKQILQSFVLLHIVLGVIVGFISRWWMLRGDIRQYPTLPNGYLINLTTGFIAASIGAVAYPALLAKNYVAVTFLTVAIQQFRDIRKMEKETLESLETENYAPRGKSYIDGIAKTFEARNYIVMISSFVTTISAFIVRSFIKNNFLIIPISLLIGFIVLFFLKNYTKGHTLRDILTITEAPLEFKDGSNLYVGNMYVMNVGLSATQTRILKNGIGIIMKPIGENEKVMLNHSGQRKAIVHECSRLLGVERYIETRRNFDNGNLALVIVPMIKDITRLKEIIYDIPILEMTKKTNDKKKRDD
- the hydG gene encoding [FeFe] hydrogenase H-cluster radical SAM maturase HydG, producing the protein MIINEEKIFDILKDAKYISEVKIDKILEKAKLGKGLSLEETAILLNVEDEKNISKIFNIAKSVKEDIYGKRIVLFAPLYLTNKCINNCLYCGFRMDNRKLPRKTLEIDEIIEEAKALEKSGQKRLLLVAGEDNVSAPLDYIIESIKSIYENSDMRRLNINSAPMDKEDFIKLKKSEIGTYQCFQETYHKETYKKMHPTGPKSDYDYRLTVMDRAMEAGIDDLGMGVLYGLYDYKFDTIALLMHAEYLEKKYNCGPHTISVPRLRPAPGAKMEKIEYPITDNEFKKLVAIIRLAVPYTGIILSTRESVKLRDELLDLGVSQLSANSSTSPGGYKEKKKHNSDQFYTNDERSLDQVVKSISDTGYIPSFCTACYRVGRTGEEFMKLVKAGKMKSICRSNALLTLKEHILDYASIETTKSAENIIDNLSKSIENQNIQDELDDRLKRMENGERDLYF
- the hydE gene encoding [FeFe] hydrogenase H-cluster radical SAM maturase HydE, with the protein product MSILNKFIKDKFKNPYIIVASSNSNMLYAKNILEKNSIYNELIPTPKGFGEICTTAIKFDKVHQDKIIKLLNQNNVDYKGIYSLKNRYKYDLSSIYGMNISDNMRSILQKISNNIDLNKEDILYVLESKDKIVFDALIKTADVIRKECVGDRIEIRAAIEFSNYCIKNCNYCGLRRHKNQFRYRMKEDEILKEVDKLYKLGIKTVILQSGEDPYYTTEKIISIIRKIKQKYKMGITLSIGERTEEEYKIFKNSGVNNYLLKIETSSEDLFEYIHYDSKFKTRVKHTEWIKNAGLRLGSGGMIGLPKQTLDQIADVILFQKDYGVHMIGFGPFIPTKGTPFESEKTSDLDLNLKVIALTRIVCQNVFIPATTAISTLNREGQTKSLLAGANTIMLISTPEKLREKYGIYSEKNMVDLDFTIESIKYSNRKLPKYLNYDYIQELGYDIDKNLK